The Aedes albopictus strain Foshan chromosome 1, AalbF5, whole genome shotgun sequence genomic interval taaaattaaattaaaattaaattaaaattaaattaaaattaaattaaaattaaattaaaattaaattaaaattaaattaaaattaaattaaaattaaattaaaattaaattaaaattaaattaaaattaaattaaaattaaattaaaattaaattaaaattaaattaaaattaaaattaaattaaaattaaattaaaattaaattaaaattaaattaaaattaaattaaaattaaattaaaattaaattaaaattaaattaaaattaaattaaaattaaattaaacttaaattaaaattaaattaaaattaaattaaaattaaatttaaattaaatttaaattaaatttaaattaaatttaaattaaatttaaatttaaattaaatttaaattaaatttaaattaagttaaaattaaattaaaattaaattaaaattaaaatttaattaaaatttaattaaaatttaattaaaatttaattaaaatttaattaaaatttaatttaaattcaattaaaattaaattaaaatttaattaaaatttaattaaaattaatcaaaattaaaataaaattatattgaaattaaaactgaattgaaattgaattaaaattaaagtgactcaccgacacgatgaggccaaactcaacggaatcggacactgttttggtgatgactggttccggcgacagtgcgaagagaacgaaccgaacttattggccagcagcagcgacgaggAACTGACGGGTTGGACGACGGAACGGCTGAAATGGTTAAACTAATTGAGACGcgcaaatttttctcattttctcgaccgacgaacgcgatttttaagctgccgcaactaacaaagtttttttccactgccatttgctcaactgtcaatgacgcgcgaaaaaattgaacattcagcataaattcggggttatgatttatgctctcgaaaatttttcgatgagcaacataactaacaaatgcctaacagtgtcgaacgcctagcttcctccgtgctgggtaacttcggaagtggtgcgctgtaaagtgtctcgagtataccaaagtggcgaatcctggtcgttttgacaggtctcctgctcgattggaactatggggatgacactaaatcgcctgttccaattttgacgtttctcctctttgttctatccaggctcgttagtgcgctgtatagcggacaagGTTTACTCtacagcgcatcacttccgaagttaggtccgacgcatggatttggagaaaaatccaacttcgctagtcgaaaactccgattttcaactaaattgagaatagtattgtggatttaccggctatttctggagctcgatttgaataggtcgtatgtgcttttgtcggtataaaattcgatcagtttaatttAGTCATTGTAaatagcaatatggcagatattttgcaaacttttaatgatggaacagaaagcctgttttgtgaggattctgctgtatgtatcaactttgctcaatttcaacgggtttcgctataataagcgaatccaactgatcgaatttttaattgtaattgtaattgtaattgtaatttttattgaacATACGTAAGCCTGTAGGTAGTACCCTTTTTTCAGGTCAAGGAAAAACAACATTTTGAGTTAACATTAGGAGTGCAATAGTTACAGTTAATAAACATAATAGAAATTAATCCTATTTAACCTATTCTAATTTGACTTATCTTTAAACACCTACATATCTCTACATACACACTTTAACGTCTATCTAGTGCTGCTTTGAATGAACTGATAGTTGGCAGTTGTCTTATAGTTAAAGGAAGCTGATTCCAGTGAATTACACCTGCGATCAAAATGCTTTTTCTTTTTGTCGTTGAATGTTGTGGAATCAAGAATGTACAAAGTCTTTCCAGGTGTCCTCTTCTTAAATGCTGTTGTAGGTATGCAGGTAAtgttaatcgacaaaagcacatacgacctattcaaatcgagctccagatttgtattctaccggttacttgggtagggggtcattcaaatatgacgtccatcgtttaggggggaggggggtctgagaaagtgtgacactccatgtataaggtatacaaactagcgtgacagaggggggaggggggggtctataattcccgaaaaatgatggacgccatatttgaatcggccctagccgttacaaagtagccgttttcatattatgtttccagttcaaaaccgaattagcgacattttttctttgacttccgctgcttttgccttgcgttaaacacaatgtcggaagtggggcgctgtatagagcaccaggtgtacaatacagcgccccacttccgacattgtgtttaacgcaagacaaaagcagcggaagtcaaagaaaaatgtcgctaattcggttttgaactggaaacataatataaaaatcaacttgattgtcaaaaaatgaatgtcgctgagtagctagtggcaaggagaaacagcgcatacaataaaaatgtttaaaataatttttaagttactctttttacaaAACGGCTACTTTTGAGGGCATActaaagcgaccggtagaatacaagtagccggtaaatccacaatatttttttaacttcAATTTAAAGACAAACATATTGAAATCTCGCTTCAtccgtgcatcagaacttcagacgcacaaaatatttaatatcaagatgcaagcttcaaacaacagtgaatttcattatagggcactgcactgttttgattttgtatgggattttgaagtttcttggccttgttgtttacaaaatttctgtaggagtgaaagagaaggagagaaatttatgcagtgccctattctgcTCTTTCTCACTTGTAAATAATAAGCCTCAAATAAAAAGATTAGgtacactggttttgtttacgaagagatttgtgcgcccgaaatcgtgagtaggtgccgaagtcggctaTTTtgcgattctaacaagtctgtccttaaccctttataaggcagtagcaactatattgccacctactgtttgtatttttttctgttttatataaCAACTTACTTTGAACTTATTTTTTGGTTTACGTAAAAATGGGATTAGTAACAacgcctggattttttttttttggctctaAAAAAAGCTTttacaacaatttgggagccatttgtagtctcaaaaatggctaaatttgaccgcgtgaagaaaattagctcaaacttattgtaaaattatagatttgttaaatattttaataaattatcaaattatgggttgaaatgagctgaactacgcagtttatattatgggttaagccataatccactctaaaatctctttcccggctttttgtcgaagtcaaaagaagaaaagtaccctaaacgggcagtggcaagaatattgccaccagcgctggtggcctaaacgggcagtggcaactatattgccacctcaaaagctcgtttttggggttaacgggcagtggcaactatatgagccattttacgagacgtttcggatcagctgatcgctcatttcatgaatgaaaatttgacaggaggttgcgcccaagcccgtgagtgttaatatcaatatcaacattgttgtcgtttcgtaaaatagactattgccaccagcgtttttggactGAACGGGTAGTGGCAACTACACTGAACTAAAACTTCCTCCTTGAATCGTCTGCAATGCGACACGCTCTTGCCCTTTAACGAAAGTCAGTTCAATATCGGATGATCGGCATATGGTTGAGTTCATCTTCGGATGACGAGCAACCGTATGATATAATCCGAATATAGAATGATTTTCATATTAAGATGGAAAAAGAGAAATTCAGTGATCGAAACATGATCTTTCGtaatcgatttgattttctgatgGAAAACGAAGCATTTTGGTTTCAATGGTGTTCAAAAATCATCCGCAAATCAGAAGACAATTCAGAAGACCTGTGAGATGTGCCTGATTAGTAAAATGCGAAAATCGTTTAAAATCATTCTGGATAAACTTTTATTAATAAAATATTCTATTAACATCATATTGAGCTGACACAATTTTAGGCACTCGAGTTCCCTTACAAACTCTTAAAAATATTTGTAGACAGCCTCGGCGCGGAACAATGGTCCACCGTTTATCCGCTCCGGTGAAATCTGGAATCATGATCGCCGCCGACAATGAATGATGTCCTCTCAGCACTGAGCGGTTCTGTTGCGATTTACTCCAGAACTGGCGCTCTGCCGCCGTTGCTCCCAATCTAAATAGCTGCCTCACCGTCTTCCCACGATTTTGTCTACACAAATCCGTTTATGTTTTGCTGTGGGTAAAACGAACGAAAGCATTATAATTTATTCAATTAAAAACATACATTCCACTTACCTGCCTGTTTTTAGATCCGTGCTTGTCTTTACTTATTGAGAAATTTTTAACTATGGCGTCACTCTACCTGATTTCCACAGAAACGTCGTCGCTGCAGAAGAAAAAGATTCCATGAGCGGATGATTACTGTTGTGGGGCAACTCCGTATCGAATTCAATTCACTATCGAGATGATCTTCCGTTGCTGCCAAGCAATACGAAAATCGGATGACAGCTCATACACACTCAAGCAGAAAACCATATGGCGCCAAGATGATAGTCATACAAACTTGAGAGGATACGTCTTTCGCTTGTTTTTGTCATTCAGAAACGAAAGGATTCATTTTAACAACTGAGCGAATGACAAATCAGACGATAACAAGAGGAGGTTTTGGTTCAGTGTATATTGCCACCTAAATTTTTGAGagttttctttcaaacaaaaattctggagcaacatttgaaaagggcccaagaggtcttgtgtcttttttctaaaacgctccgtacactgaaataaattttgttgtcgtttccaccgaatccatggtagaattaagaactgtaccaacaattttcaaccgaatgcaaaatcctgttaattgtactgaaacattgtcaatattaccatgcgtgtattactgttgactaaaaacattcttggttctactatttgggcattgtaatttcgaccatgtagacttgaatgttgcgcgtcttagataaacatggtcaaaaatacaatgtcaaaatagtaacatcaagaatgtttttagtcaatggtacttcacgcatggtaatattgacaatgtttcagtacaattaacagaattttgcattcggttgaaaattgttggtacagttcttaattttaccatggattcggtggaaacaacaacaaaatttatttcagtgtagggcataacagcagcccgcccacgtaaatggacaccgttatccgaaagatctatgtttgctctatctgataactatagatagtagagtaaacatagatccgcggacaccgctgactaaaatcttcagggtcttagtttttgtaaataagctgaggggggctcaggagcgacgtgtgaagcagtgaagagaattgtcagacaaaagaggcacaaaacaagcaacaaataaggtgcgacgattactctttatccctactggtaacagataatgacatgatctcgaaattttttgttgcagacaaaacgaaacctgaatttgttgcgtacttttcaactcgtgaataatcaattattgctaacccaaagtcgaaactgtttgatgatagagcttcaccagagttgcggtgtttaccgactcgaagttacgttcgaaaatcgcaatgcaaggctgaaaaatctctaaactcgtggtgtacgatgttaatcccattattttaaagttgggacaaacttatgtcgcatgggtttgtttgtcgcaacaaatattgtgcatcctagcttaaggtgaatcgggacgctgtgttatttttcctatcttccctctctttctaacaatttgcctcgtgattttgaagatggtaatctcgatttctatcgcacagatgaggctgaaaaacaatcagcatatgcactgcaagtgagcatacacaatgatagatttttgttccattatatgaagtagaatctgagattaccatcttagtagcaacagagcaatggcggatatttcctcgtaatctcagattctacttcatataatggaacaaaaatctatcattgtgtatgctcacttgcagtgcatatgctgattgtttttcagcctcatctgtgcgatagaaatcgagattaccatcttcaaaatcacgaggcaaattgttagaaagagagggaagataggaaaaataacacagcgtcccgattcaccttaatcactcagatcctgctgatctgatgtcgtttttctttttgatccagttccaacctgggttggaactggatgagatcacagtttgaaccccaacccgacttcggtttcgcttgtactaaagtttgtttgacgttgtttgttcacacattttccgccaatccagttccaacccaggttaaaaaagaaaaacggcatgagTCAGCCTCCAtatgcgcccgtttgatttgtacacggcggctgacagctccacccggcggctgcaaaacagttttagccaaggtgcacaccgtgtacaaatcatacgtgcgcggtctggcgcgatctgaggctgcgcgtttcgaacgcagcttgctgagaagataagcgcgacaataccgaAGTCGGTGTTTAGGAATCAAATGCCCGACTTTTTTCTTAAAATCGGTTAACTTTCATTaaaattcatacaaaatttttaatttcatttaaCAGTGTATGATACCGCGCTGACCAGTGTTGCCACAatgtacagattattctgtaaaagtacagatttttttcaactttttggtacagattctgtacggtacagattacagattttcagcaaaaggtacagattttttgaatttgagaaaaatacgttaaaattcaaattgaaaacatttttaatactgatatttttgttttttaaagttcagaaattgttaacagtatactcaaattaagtgtttttcatagtttagactgaatgtaatgctcttttttgtgtattttaagcgattttaaatcaaatgtggtaccagggtacgaaaaacggatcacgccgaaaaacaaacgcattgtcctaagcggtgcatgtcggtaacaaaagcgctccgcaacaaacgcatgtcaggcgatgagagcaataaaacaaacatcgcttgccgtgcgtgtgctgatattccggcttttctgctgaaatgttcgacccacattatcgaattcataagcatttggacgaaataaaactcttgaaaatctcagagttgagtttcagttgtaaaacaatgcgaaaatcacgatgtgaatagaacgagactaatattcctaccgtttttgttatgaacaaactcgggagcgattttgtcattatctgctaacgaaaaaacaaagcgttgttgccgtgccttctttgttgcctatttttcgcttgcggtggaatattctgcgtacactgtgtggtacaaatttggtacagattttgggtacagatttttcgaatgtctggtacagataaataagatttttgagccttcggtacagataaaaatgtggcaacactggcgcTGACAGATCCGCCATCGCAGGTAAACAGAAAACAAAATACATCAAGCTGCTTCTGTCTGTTACTAGTGTTTTTGCCCGAAAAATGGACGCTTCCAAAGGTTCCCGGTAAGATTGTTTGCTTTGTTTCCCATCTTCTATAAACCGCACTGAAGATTATCGTCCCTCCTGTGTCTTTTTTCCCTCCAGCGTAACCGCCGAGAGTGGCTCGTTCTGTCGCCTGTGCCTTAAGACCGATTCCATCGAGGTGATCGTTCAATCCCCAGAGGAAGCAAACGAGTCACTTTTGAGCATCATCAGCGAGTGCCTCTCGATATGGTTAACGATAACGGAGGACTTTCCGCTGGCCATTTGCCACTCGTGCTCGATGTCGTTGGAGGCAATCCGCCAGTTTCGGTACAATTGCCAGCAATGTGATTTCTATCTGCGCAGTCAACGATCGTCGGCCGCCAGTCACCAGCAACCTTCCGGGATGGTGGATTTGGATTCCGCAGTAGATCAAAAACCCATCATCGGCCACGGGCAGGTCGGTCCGACGGCGATGGTCCAACAGGAATCGTATTCGATTCAGGAAGTGGGATATGAGGAATCGGTTATTACTGCCGGTCCGAACTACGGTGGCCAAATGACGGAACAGGTAGAAACGCCAACGACGCAGGGGGCGGCTGCTGCGGATGTTAACATATCACTGAAGAAGTTCGACTGTCCGGAATGTGGCAAGCAGTTGTACAGTTCCCGGATGTTGGCGCAGCATGTGGTTCGGGAGCATAGGTTGTGTCACGGATGCGATAACTGCGGAATGTCTTACAACAATGAACAGAAGTTGCATTCTCACAAGGAGAGCTGCTCGGGGCGGCCGTCGAAGTTTATGTGCACTCAATGTCCCAGCGCGAAGGTGTTCGCCACAGCCATCAGTCTGTCGATGCACCTGTACTATGCCCATGACAGTCTTGAATCCGTGGTCTATCGGTGCGAGGCTTGTAAGAAGAATTTTAAAAATCGAACCGGGCTGAAATACCACTACAATGCGCGCCACGGTTGTACGATGGTCGAGTGCGAAATCTGTCGCAGGCCATTCCCCACGGAGGAGAGCCTGTACTATCACAAGCAGGCGGACCACTAAAAGACTATAGGAAATCATCCAGGCTAACAGTATTGTACAAATGTATTTTGGCAGAAAAttttaccacaaaataaaaagcaaACATTTTTATATAATTGTGTGTTTTATTTAGATATGAGATAACAGTCCGCTTTTTACATAGGTTCATAAAGAACTCATTGAAGTTACATACAACGTCCGATTAAAATTTTATCATACCGTAAACGAAGGTTaccactttttcttttcaaaaaaatttcataaTGGGCACATGTAAAAAAAATAGCAATGtagaaaatattttctttcaAGGGGTGGAGCTAACCAAAATGCGCTAGGTATTTTTagcactgcgcaaagtttggcgCGTACacggtagggtaaaaaatataatttggacatgcacggcaatGTATGTCTAGTTCCGGAAAGCTAattaaagtagatacttctcaatatggaTTATTGAATCAAACAGACTCTATTTTGATgatttacgttgaaaatacgtcggacaattaagaatttacttcaaaattatttaaaatgtaaattgttttactaaaacccctcaaatgcaaatCAAATGTATGCAAGACGACATTCACTTCacgtaggcctgtccagcttttcaaaaatgttctctgattctcaagtccacccccatattttgattggcatcctaaaagaagtaactggtcaaaatttcagccaaatccattgaaattaagaggtgcatcaaatcaattttgtgtttttcgactatttttgagtcaaaaaagttgattttttgatagatttcgttctggtacaccctaatatacgtaataagttggctttttcaaaacggcatcatattctctcatgttttttggttatttgcttctttgacactgtaggagttgagcaaaaattactaaaattcgtgaaagccaaatatggcctaaaaactagcttttcgggtgcaatcacgctttggcgcgcaaaaagtggcatcgcgtcagcactgatatgatagccaacacctgtcatcacgcttgtttgttatcacccgtggtatggggtaaccaaggcaaactacaaggaagaaaagctactacgttcagtacaatttcgtgccacagcgtgattgcctccaaaaagctagtttttaggccagatttggctttcccgaattttaatattttttgctcaactcctacagcattggtgtcaaagaagcaaataatccaaaaacatgagagaatatgatgccgttttaaaatatcaaacttattacgtatattagagtttattattattattatttattaaagaggttttaacttgagtcattcgcctccgc includes:
- the LOC109399968 gene encoding GDNF-inducible zinc finger protein 1, which produces MDASKGSRVTAESGSFCRLCLKTDSIEVIVQSPEEANESLLSIISECLSIWLTITEDFPLAICHSCSMSLEAIRQFRYNCQQCDFYLRSQRSSAASHQQPSGMVDLDSAVDQKPIIGHGQVGPTAMVQQESYSIQEVGYEESVITAGPNYGGQMTEQVETPTTQGAAAADVNISLKKFDCPECGKQLYSSRMLAQHVVREHRLCHGCDNCGMSYNNEQKLHSHKESCSGRPSKFMCTQCPSAKVFATAISLSMHLYYAHDSLESVVYRCEACKKNFKNRTGLKYHYNARHGCTMVECEICRRPFPTEESLYYHKQADH